A window from Manis javanica isolate MJ-LG chromosome 10, MJ_LKY, whole genome shotgun sequence encodes these proteins:
- the NUBP2 gene encoding cytosolic Fe-S cluster assembly factor NUBP2 isoform X1, translating into MLRAQGRAVHQCDSGWVPVFVDQEQSISLMSVGFLLEEPDEAVVWRGPRKNALIRQFVSDVAWGQLDYLVVDTPPGTSDEHMAAVDALRPYSPLGALVVTTPQAVSVGDVRRELTFCRKTGLRVIGVVENMSGFVCPHCSECTSIFSRGGGEELARHAGVPFLGSVPLDPQLTQSLEEGRDFIQEFPHSPAFPALCAIAQKILDETPALRS; encoded by the exons ATGCTCCGGGCACAGGGCAGGGCCGTGCATCAGTGTGACAGTGGCTGGGTGCCCGTGTTTGTGGACCAGGAGCAGAGCATCTCCCTTATGTCTGTGGGCTTCTTGCTGGAGGAGCCGGACGAGGCCGTGGTGTGGCGAGGCCCCAGAAAGAACG CGCTGATCAGGCAGTTCGTGTCTGATGTGGCCTGGGGACAGCTGGACTACCTGGTTGTGGACACGCCCCCGGGCACCTCTGATGAGCACATGGCGGCCGTGGACGCCCTGCGCCCCTACAGTCCCCTGGGGGCCCTCGTCGTCACCACACCCCAG GCAGTGTCTGTGGGGGATGTGCGGCGGGAGCTGACCTTCTGTAGGAAAACAGGCTTGCGGGTGATTGGGGTCGTGGAGAACATGAGTGGTTTTGTCTGCCCACACTGCTCA GAGTGCACCAGCATCTTCTCCAGGGGCGGCGGCGAGGAGCTGGCCAGACACGCCGGAGTCCCCTTCCTAG GCTCTGTGCCCCTGGACCCCCAGCTCACACAGAGCCTGGAGGAGGGCCGGGACTTCATCCAGGAGTTTCCCCACAGCCCTGCGTTTCCCGCACTCTGCGCCATAGCCCAAAAGATCCTGGACGAGACGCCCGCCCTACGGTCCTGA
- the NUBP2 gene encoding cytosolic Fe-S cluster assembly factor NUBP2 isoform X2, protein MEAAAEPGNLAGVQHIILVLSGKGGVGKSTISTELALALRHAGKKVGILDVDLCGPSIPRMLRAQGRAVHQCDSGWVPVFVDQEQSISLMSVGFLLEEPDEAVVWRGPRKNALIRQFVSDVAWGQLDYLVVDTPPGTSDEHMAAVDALRPYSPLGALVVTTPQAVSVGDVRRELTFCRKTGLRVIGVVENMSGFVCPHCSECTSIFSRGGGEELARHAGVPFLGSVPLDPQLTQSLEEGRDFIQEFPHSPAFPALCAIAQKILDETPALRS, encoded by the exons ATGGAGGCGGCGGCGG AGCCTGGAAACCTGGCGGGCGTGCAGCACATCATCCTCGTACTCTCAGGAAAGGGGGGGGTCGGGAAAAGCACCATCTCCACAGAACTGGCCCTGGCCCTGAGGCACGCAGGCAAGAAG GTGGGGATCCTCGATGTGGACCTGTGTGGCCCCAGCATCCCACGCATGCTCCGGGCACAGGGCAGGGCCGTGCATCAGTGTGACAGTGGCTGGGTGCCCGTGTTTGTGGACCAGGAGCAGAGCATCTCCCTTATGTCTGTGGGCTTCTTGCTGGAGGAGCCGGACGAGGCCGTGGTGTGGCGAGGCCCCAGAAAGAACG CGCTGATCAGGCAGTTCGTGTCTGATGTGGCCTGGGGACAGCTGGACTACCTGGTTGTGGACACGCCCCCGGGCACCTCTGATGAGCACATGGCGGCCGTGGACGCCCTGCGCCCCTACAGTCCCCTGGGGGCCCTCGTCGTCACCACACCCCAG GCAGTGTCTGTGGGGGATGTGCGGCGGGAGCTGACCTTCTGTAGGAAAACAGGCTTGCGGGTGATTGGGGTCGTGGAGAACATGAGTGGTTTTGTCTGCCCACACTGCTCA GAGTGCACCAGCATCTTCTCCAGGGGCGGCGGCGAGGAGCTGGCCAGACACGCCGGAGTCCCCTTCCTAG GCTCTGTGCCCCTGGACCCCCAGCTCACACAGAGCCTGGAGGAGGGCCGGGACTTCATCCAGGAGTTTCCCCACAGCCCTGCGTTTCCCGCACTCTGCGCCATAGCCCAAAAGATCCTGGACGAGACGCCCGCCCTACGGTCCTGA
- the SPSB3 gene encoding SPRY domain-containing SOCS box protein 3 isoform X2, translated as MQEMLGGQGCAPHMLTAPCQLIGLERLCGCVTLRSLKAEQTPLCPLSVSRWSWGCLLPRGWCTGADRVSSRACGAGFWLSRKALPLVSPSPCAVPVTGESFCDCDSQSEAPFCGGLHAVRRGRDCHCGEEDDHFDWVWDDLSKSSATLLSCDNRKVDFHTEYSCGTAAIRGTKELGEGQHFWEIKMTSPVYGTDMMVGIGTSDVDLDKYHHTFCSLLGRDEDSWGLSYTGLLHHKGDKTSFSSRFGQGSIIGVHLDTWHGTLTFFKNRKCIGVAATRLHNRKFYPMVCSTAAKSSMKVIRSCASATSLQFLCCYRLRQLRPDSGDTLEGLPLPPGLKQVLRHKLGWLLSTSCGRHQPPASSPKAPTHPASPGPRRCPRKRCQRT; from the exons ATGCAGGAGATGCTGGGGGGCCAGGGCTGCGCCCCACACATGCTTACAGCACCGTGTCAGCTGATAGGCTTGGAGCGCTTGTGTGGGTGTGTGACCCTGCGATCTCTGAAAGCTGAACAGACGCCTCTCTGCCCTCTTTCTGTCTCACGGTGGTCTTGGGGCTGCCTCCTGCCCAGGGGCTGGTGTACCGGTGCTGACCGGGTTAGCTCCAGGGCCTGCGGTGCAGGCTTCTGGCTCAGTAGAAAGGCGTTGCCTCTGGTCAGTCCTTCCCCTTG CGCCGTGCCTGTGACCGGGGAGTCCTTCTGTGACTGCGACAGCCAGAGCGAGGCGCCCTTCTGCGGTGGCCTGCACGCCGTGCGCCGGGGCAGGGACTGCCACTGCGGCGAGGAGGACGACC ATTTCGACTGGGTCTGGGATGACCTGAGTAAGTCCTCGGCCACCCTGCTGAGCTGTGACAACCGTAAGGTGGACTTCCACACGGAGTACAGCTGCGGCACTGCGGCCATCCGGGGCAccaaggagctgggggagggccaGCACTTCTGGGAGATCAAGATGACCTCGCCCGTCTACGGCACAGACATG ATGGTGGGCATCGGGACGTCAGACGTGGACCTGGACAAATACCACCACACGTTCTGCAGCCTGCTTGGCAGGGACGAAGACAGCTGGGGTCTCTCCTACACAG GCCTCCTCCACCACAAGGGCGACAAGACGAGCTTCTCCTCACGCTTCGGCCAGGGCTCCATCATCGGGGTGCATCTGGACACCTGGCACGGGACGCTGACTTTCTTTAAGAACAGGAAGTGCATAG GGGTGGCGGCCACCCGGCTGCACAACAGGAAGTTCTACCCGATGGTGTGCTCCACGGCGGCCAAGAGCAGCATGAAGGTGATCCGCTCATGCGCCAGTGCCACCTCCTTGCAGTTCCTGTGTTGCTACCGCCTGCGCCAGCTGCGACCTGACTCAGGAGACACGCTGGAGGGCCTGCCCCTGCCACCCGGCCTGAAGCAGGTGCTACGCCACAAGCTGGGCTGGCTTCTCAGCACAAGCTGTGGCCGCCACCAGCCTCCCGCATCCTCACCCAAGGCCCCCACACACCCTGCCAGCCCCGGGCCCCGGCGCTGCCCAAGGAAGCGCTGCCAAAGGACCTGA
- the SPSB3 gene encoding SPRY domain-containing SOCS box protein 3 isoform X1 gives MARRPRSSRAWHFVLSAARRDADARAVALAGTASWDCDSDGQHSDSDSDPEATAPPPVPSAVPVTGESFCDCDSQSEAPFCGGLHAVRRGRDCHCGEEDDHFDWVWDDLSKSSATLLSCDNRKVDFHTEYSCGTAAIRGTKELGEGQHFWEIKMTSPVYGTDMMVGIGTSDVDLDKYHHTFCSLLGRDEDSWGLSYTGLLHHKGDKTSFSSRFGQGSIIGVHLDTWHGTLTFFKNRKCIGVAATRLHNRKFYPMVCSTAAKSSMKVIRSCASATSLQFLCCYRLRQLRPDSGDTLEGLPLPPGLKQVLRHKLGWLLSTSCGRHQPPASSPKAPTHPASPGPRRCPRKRCQRT, from the exons ATGGCCAGGCGTCCCCGGAGCAGCAGAGCATGGCATTTTGTTCTGAGCGCAGCCCGTCGAGATGCAGATGCCCGGGCTGTGGCTCTGGCAGGGACCGCTAGCTGGGACTGTGACTCTGATGGGCAG CACAGTGACTCAGACTCCGACCCTGAGGCCACGGCCCCACCGCCCGTCCCCAGCGCCGTGCCTGTGACCGGGGAGTCCTTCTGTGACTGCGACAGCCAGAGCGAGGCGCCCTTCTGCGGTGGCCTGCACGCCGTGCGCCGGGGCAGGGACTGCCACTGCGGCGAGGAGGACGACC ATTTCGACTGGGTCTGGGATGACCTGAGTAAGTCCTCGGCCACCCTGCTGAGCTGTGACAACCGTAAGGTGGACTTCCACACGGAGTACAGCTGCGGCACTGCGGCCATCCGGGGCAccaaggagctgggggagggccaGCACTTCTGGGAGATCAAGATGACCTCGCCCGTCTACGGCACAGACATG ATGGTGGGCATCGGGACGTCAGACGTGGACCTGGACAAATACCACCACACGTTCTGCAGCCTGCTTGGCAGGGACGAAGACAGCTGGGGTCTCTCCTACACAG GCCTCCTCCACCACAAGGGCGACAAGACGAGCTTCTCCTCACGCTTCGGCCAGGGCTCCATCATCGGGGTGCATCTGGACACCTGGCACGGGACGCTGACTTTCTTTAAGAACAGGAAGTGCATAG GGGTGGCGGCCACCCGGCTGCACAACAGGAAGTTCTACCCGATGGTGTGCTCCACGGCGGCCAAGAGCAGCATGAAGGTGATCCGCTCATGCGCCAGTGCCACCTCCTTGCAGTTCCTGTGTTGCTACCGCCTGCGCCAGCTGCGACCTGACTCAGGAGACACGCTGGAGGGCCTGCCCCTGCCACCCGGCCTGAAGCAGGTGCTACGCCACAAGCTGGGCTGGCTTCTCAGCACAAGCTGTGGCCGCCACCAGCCTCCCGCATCCTCACCCAAGGCCCCCACACACCCTGCCAGCCCCGGGCCCCGGCGCTGCCCAAGGAAGCGCTGCCAAAGGACCTGA
- the SPSB3 gene encoding SPRY domain-containing SOCS box protein 3 isoform X3 yields MQMPGLWLWQGPLAGTVTLMGSAVPVTGESFCDCDSQSEAPFCGGLHAVRRGRDCHCGEEDDHFDWVWDDLSKSSATLLSCDNRKVDFHTEYSCGTAAIRGTKELGEGQHFWEIKMTSPVYGTDMMVGIGTSDVDLDKYHHTFCSLLGRDEDSWGLSYTGLLHHKGDKTSFSSRFGQGSIIGVHLDTWHGTLTFFKNRKCIGVAATRLHNRKFYPMVCSTAAKSSMKVIRSCASATSLQFLCCYRLRQLRPDSGDTLEGLPLPPGLKQVLRHKLGWLLSTSCGRHQPPASSPKAPTHPASPGPRRCPRKRCQRT; encoded by the exons ATGCAGATGCCCGGGCTGTGGCTCTGGCAGGGACCGCTAGCTGGGACTGTGACTCTGATGGGCAG CGCCGTGCCTGTGACCGGGGAGTCCTTCTGTGACTGCGACAGCCAGAGCGAGGCGCCCTTCTGCGGTGGCCTGCACGCCGTGCGCCGGGGCAGGGACTGCCACTGCGGCGAGGAGGACGACC ATTTCGACTGGGTCTGGGATGACCTGAGTAAGTCCTCGGCCACCCTGCTGAGCTGTGACAACCGTAAGGTGGACTTCCACACGGAGTACAGCTGCGGCACTGCGGCCATCCGGGGCAccaaggagctgggggagggccaGCACTTCTGGGAGATCAAGATGACCTCGCCCGTCTACGGCACAGACATG ATGGTGGGCATCGGGACGTCAGACGTGGACCTGGACAAATACCACCACACGTTCTGCAGCCTGCTTGGCAGGGACGAAGACAGCTGGGGTCTCTCCTACACAG GCCTCCTCCACCACAAGGGCGACAAGACGAGCTTCTCCTCACGCTTCGGCCAGGGCTCCATCATCGGGGTGCATCTGGACACCTGGCACGGGACGCTGACTTTCTTTAAGAACAGGAAGTGCATAG GGGTGGCGGCCACCCGGCTGCACAACAGGAAGTTCTACCCGATGGTGTGCTCCACGGCGGCCAAGAGCAGCATGAAGGTGATCCGCTCATGCGCCAGTGCCACCTCCTTGCAGTTCCTGTGTTGCTACCGCCTGCGCCAGCTGCGACCTGACTCAGGAGACACGCTGGAGGGCCTGCCCCTGCCACCCGGCCTGAAGCAGGTGCTACGCCACAAGCTGGGCTGGCTTCTCAGCACAAGCTGTGGCCGCCACCAGCCTCCCGCATCCTCACCCAAGGCCCCCACACACCCTGCCAGCCCCGGGCCCCGGCGCTGCCCAAGGAAGCGCTGCCAAAGGACCTGA
- the NUBP2 gene encoding cytosolic Fe-S cluster assembly factor NUBP2 isoform X3 codes for MWTCVAPASHACSGHRAGPCISVTVAGCPCLWTRSRASPLCLWASCWRSRTRPWCGEAPERTVMSWWGRRCLPPALLASARAWRLWAAALIRQFVSDVAWGQLDYLVVDTPPGTSDEHMAAVDALRPYSPLGALVVTTPQAVSVGDVRRELTFCRKTGLRVIGVVENMSGFVCPHCSECTSIFSRGGGEELARHAGVPFLGSVPLDPQLTQSLEEGRDFIQEFPHSPAFPALCAIAQKILDETPALRS; via the exons ATGTGGACCTGTGTGGCCCCAGCATCCCACGCATGCTCCGGGCACAGGGCAGGGCCGTGCATCAGTGTGACAGTGGCTGGGTGCCCGTGTTTGTGGACCAGGAGCAGAGCATCTCCCTTATGTCTGTGGGCTTCTTGCTGGAGGAGCCGGACGAGGCCGTGGTGTGGCGAGGCCCCAGAAAGAACGGTGATGAGCTGGTGGGGTCGGCGCTGCCTGCCTCCCGCCCTCCTGGCCTCCGCCCGGGCCTGGCGTCTCTGGGCAGCAG CGCTGATCAGGCAGTTCGTGTCTGATGTGGCCTGGGGACAGCTGGACTACCTGGTTGTGGACACGCCCCCGGGCACCTCTGATGAGCACATGGCGGCCGTGGACGCCCTGCGCCCCTACAGTCCCCTGGGGGCCCTCGTCGTCACCACACCCCAG GCAGTGTCTGTGGGGGATGTGCGGCGGGAGCTGACCTTCTGTAGGAAAACAGGCTTGCGGGTGATTGGGGTCGTGGAGAACATGAGTGGTTTTGTCTGCCCACACTGCTCA GAGTGCACCAGCATCTTCTCCAGGGGCGGCGGCGAGGAGCTGGCCAGACACGCCGGAGTCCCCTTCCTAG GCTCTGTGCCCCTGGACCCCCAGCTCACACAGAGCCTGGAGGAGGGCCGGGACTTCATCCAGGAGTTTCCCCACAGCCCTGCGTTTCCCGCACTCTGCGCCATAGCCCAAAAGATCCTGGACGAGACGCCCGCCCTACGGTCCTGA